A part of Aegilops tauschii subsp. strangulata cultivar AL8/78 chromosome 2, Aet v6.0, whole genome shotgun sequence genomic DNA contains:
- the LOC109746472 gene encoding uncharacterized protein: MRTGLDYTYTQLKNKWDKLKGDFSLFKKLKFRETGAGWDYVNNTVSQDDEWWKKAKIDIKGCGKFKKKGLANEENLRVIFGDFTSDGTDHWNPSSGIPPPTSAAVKAAINVDDIEDLDLDDTGEEASQATPTSSKVRLGIIIPEKNKKPKIAQVMCDQVTRIGDIAEASHSSFQSFMKQDEANCVNSVMDEVIACGATVGTDEFFMASELFVKRAQREMFLYIPLESRKSWLRRKYDLKYGK, translated from the exons ATGAGAACTGGGCTGGACTACACATATACGCAATTGAAAAACAAATGGGACAAGCTTAAAGGTGATTTCAGCCTATTCAAGAAACTCAAGTTCCGGGAGACCGGAGCCGGATGGGACTATGTGAACAACACCGTGTCAcaagatgatgagtggtggaaaaAGGCTAAAATT GACATTAAAGGTTGTGGCAAGTTCAAGAAGAAAGGACTTGCTAATGAGGAAAACTTGCGGGTTATATTTGGAGATTTCACAAGTGATGGTACTGACCATTGGAATCCCTCTTCTGGCATACCTCCCCCCACTAGTGCGGCGGTGAAAGCCGCCATCAATGTTGATGACATCGAAGATCTTGATTTGGATGATACCGGAGAAGAAGCATCTCAAGCAACACCTACTTCATCTAAAGTGAGGCTTGGGATCATCATTCCGGAGAAGAACAAGAAACCAAAGATCGCACAAGTGATGTGTGACCAAGTTACAAGAATTGGTGACATTGCCGAGGCTTCTCACTCTTCATTTCAGTCTTTCATGAAGCAAGATGAGGCAAACTGTGTGAACTCGGTCATGGATGAAGTCATTGCTTGTGGTGCAACAGTCGGTACCGATGAGTTCTTCATGGCTAGCGAGTTGTTTGTGAAGAGGGCTCAAAGGGAGATGTTTCTTTACATTCCTCTTGAGTCCCGGAAGAGTTGGTTGCGTAGGAAGTATGACTTGAAGTATGGGAAATAG